CCGGCAGCGGCTGCGGGGGTTGCGCGGAGACCGTGGCCGCGTTGCTGGCCGAAGGGCCGCCCACCCCCGGCATCGGCACGACAGCGACGACGGTGACAAGCAGCCCCGTGTGACAGCCCGCACCGGGCAGCGCGGAAGGACGTCAGTCCATCGCGCGGGCGGACCGCTCGAACGCGGCGGCGATCCGGCGCACACCGAGGACCGCCTGCTCGGGCGGGGTGGAGCCGAATCCGAGGACCAGCGCCGGAACGGGGGTCGCCCCGGCGGAGTGGTAGGAGGAGAGCGGATAGACGGTGGCCCCGGAACGGACACTGAGCCGGGCCAGCCGGCGCTCGTCCGTACCCGGCGGGAACCCGGCGACCAGATGCGTGCCGGCCTTCGGTGACATGACCCGCACCAGGTTGCCGAACTCGTCGTGCAGCGCGCGGACACAGGCTTCCCGCCGCTCCTGGTAGGCCTGGCGCATCCGCCGGATGTGACGGGCGAAGTGATGGTCCGCCATGAAGTCGTGCACGGCCGCCTGTTCGAGCAGCGGTGGCGCCCCGTACCCGAAGTGCTGGGCGGCGGCCACGACGTCCACGAGGTCGGGCGGGAGAACGGCGTAGGCGAGCCGCAGAGCGGGGAACAGCGCCTTGTTCAGGGTGCCGAGATAGATGACCCTGTTCGAGGCGTCCATCCGCTGCAGCGGCGGGAACGGGCTGCCGGAGGAGAACTCCCCGTCGTAGTCGTCCTCGATCACCCAGGCGTCCGACCGCGCCGCCCAGCCGAGCAGCTGCCCGCGTCTGAACTCCGTCATACGGCGACCCGTCGGGAACTGGTGATTGGGGGTCACCACAGCCATGCGCGCCCAGGGGTAACGGCTCTCGCCCGAGGAGACGCACAGTCCCTCGTGGTCGACGTCCACCGGGCAGGGGACGACACCGGCGGCCAGGAGTGCGGCCCGGGCACCGGGAAAGCCCGGGTTCTCGACCAGCACCTGTTCCCCGGGCTCCAGCAGGAGACGGGCCAGCAGATGGGTGATGGTCCGTGTACTGCTGGTGATCACCACCTGTTCCGCCGTGCAGGACACCCCACGTGCCAGGCCCAGATAAGCGGCCAGTTCCTTGCGTAAGGGCCAGTGGCCGAGCGGGTCCTGAGCGTGCGCCAGGGAGATCGGGAGCCGGGCGGCGCGGCGTGAGAGGACGCGCGACCAGAGTTTGGCAGGGAAGAGGTCCAGCGCCGGTACGCCGAGGACGAACGGCTGCGCGGCCGCGCTCTGCGGGCTCGCGTGCCGTTCGCCGCACGCGGGCGCGGCCTGGAGCATCAGCCGTGCGGTCCCGGAGAGCCGGTACGCCCGGCCCGGCTCCTCGGGTGGCGCCGGCAGCCGGGTCACCTTGGGCGTTGCCCCGTCCTCCCGTCGGCCCTCGCCGTGGCGGACGGCCACATGGGTGCCCGAGCCCACCTGCCCGGTGGCGAACTGTTCCGTCACGAGTCGTTCGTAGGCGACCAGCACGGTGTTCCTGGAGACCTGGAGCTCCTGGGCGAGCGTCCGGGTGGCGGGCAACCTCACACCGGGGCGGAGTTGCCCGCTGCAGATGGAGTCCTTGAGACGTTCGTAGAGCTGTTGGTAGAGAGGCTCGGGCAGGTTGCGGTCGAGTGCGAAACCGCCTGACGGCAGTGCTGTGGACTCACGCGGCACGGCCTGTGCACCTCCTGGATCGCGTGGGAAGGGCTCGTGGCGCTGTACCTGGTCGGGTGCCACCCGTCCGGAAACGGCGGGGGCCACGCCAGGAGACGTGAGCACCGACGGAGGGTGCCAGTTACCGTTCCGGAGTACGGGACACGCGTGCCGCCTGAGCCGTCCGAAAACCCCCGGCACCGGGAATCGCCTCCACGCGATCACCGGCCGTCGGTAGCGTGATCGTCGTGATGGTGGGCACCGAAGAAACCCGGCTGGTCGTACTGCGCGGCAACAGCGCCTCGGGGAAGTCGTCCGTCGCGGCGGGCCTGCGGGAACGGTTCGGCCGCGGCCTGGCCCTGGTCGGCCAGGACAACCTCCGCCGCACGGTGCTCCGCGAACACGACCGGCCGGGCGCGGCGAACATCGGCCTGATCGACCTGACGGCCCGCTACGCCCTCGACGCGGGATTCCATGTCGTCGTCGAAGGCATCCTGTACGCCGACCGGTACGGCGACATGCTCGCCCGACTGCGTGCCGACCATCGCGGCCCGACGCACGGCTACTACCTGGACGTGCCGTTCGACGAGACCCTCGTCCGGCACGCCTCCAAGCCGATCGCCGACGTCGTCGACGCGACCAGGTTGCGGGACTGGTACCGGCCCCACGATCTGCTGTCCGGCGGAATCGAGACGGTCATCTCCGCCGACAGCGCCCTGGGGGAGACCGTGGACCGCATCATGACCGACACCGGCCTGGCCCACCTGCCCGCGACGGACCGCTGATGGTGGCTTGTTCGCGACAGGCCGCCGTGTCGCTAATCTGTGCGAGTGACCCCTGTTGATGACCGGCGGTTCCCCGCCGCGCTCGCCGCCGCCCTGGCCCTTCCGTTCGTCTACGCGGACGGTGACGGGGTCGACTTCGAGCCGTTCGAGACGTTCCTGTCCGAAGAGGAGACCACCGACTGGTTCCGGGCATGGACGGGAAACGGGCAACTGGACGGCGACGCCTTCCGCGTCTTCGGCCAGGACGGCACGGGTGGGTACGCGGCGTTCTGGCTGATCCGGCCGGGCCGGCCCCTGGCCGATCAACCCGTCGTCTTCCTCGGCTCCGAGGGGGAGACCGGTGTCGTGGCGCGGGACCTGGGCGACTTCCTGTGGCTGCTGGCCGATGGATTCGGCCCCTGGGAAGCGGCCACCTCGTACGAGCCCGACCGGACCCCGCGTCCGGATCACGAGCTGACGGCCGTCGCCGAACGATTCGCACCGGAGCGCCGTCGGTCGGCCGCCGCCGTGATCGACCTGGCCGCCCAGGAGTTCCCCGACTTCGACGACACCGTCATGGCACTCTGCCGCTGATCCCGCGCGTGACAGCGGCGGAAGGACCGTCCGGCTGCGTCAGCCGACCATGTCGAAGCAGGCGCGGGCCTCGGTGAAGCGGCCGACGGCCAGGTCGTCCCGGCGGATCACCCAGTAGACGACCCCCAGTTCGCCGTCGGTCAGGTCATCGCCCCCGACCTCCGCGAGCAGCACCCAGTCGCCCGGACCGTGGTCGTGGTCGGTGATGGGGTGCCCGTTCCAGACCCAGGGGTAGCCGCCGATCTGCACCGGCCCCTCGGTCTGCATCTCGCCGCAGGTCTTCCACCACACCGACCCCAGCTCACCGCCGTGCGGGAACTCCTCGGTGTCGGAGCCGCGGTTGGGCAGCGAGGGGCCGATCGCCAGGAGGAGATCCTTTGCCGGGTGGACCTCCGGCGGCCAGTCCCCACCCGGAGCACGTTCGGACACGGGCGTGCCGACCGGCACGTGGATGAGCCGGGCCCAGTCGTCGTCGCCCCACGGGTCCTCCGTGTCCGCGAAGAACAGCAGCGTGCCGTCCGTCGGCAGCGGCAGGTCCGTCGCACCCGGAGGGATGGCCGCGAGGTCGACCGCGGCGAGGAACGGCAGGTCCGGAACGGGCTCGCCCTCGGGCATCGGCGGCAGCCCCCCGAGCCGCCCCGCCACCGCGCCGTCGGCCGAGGCCTGCCCGGCAGGCCTCAGCGTCACACAGGGCCGGACGGTCCTGAGCCACCGCTCGACCTCATCCTCCGGTAAACCACGACTACGGGCTTCGTCACGGAAAGGGTCCATCGATTCCATCTCGCCGAGTATGCCAGCGACGCCGATCATCGCCTGGTGCCTGCAGCAGCGTGTACGGCGCTTGCGCGGTTCTTCCCACACCCTGACAACTTCCTGATCTCCGCCCTCCACGCTGGCCCCATGCACGACGAGGAATCCACACATCACACCGGAGCGACGCCGGCCCCGGCGGGCACCGCGCGCCACCGAAGGACGGGAACACGTCCTGGTCACCACCACGGGCGGCGGTCGGGCCACAGTCGAAGGGGCAACGGTCACCGAGGTGCTCCGGAGCGCGGCGCGATGAGACGTCTGCCCGTGCCGGCCGCGGTCCTGGCCCTGACCCTCACGCTCGCCGTCACTCTGGCCGACCGCGGCGGCCCCGGCGACGAGCCGACGAGGGTCGCGCCCTCGGCCGCCGGTGGGCAGGACGTCCAGGCCGTCGCGCCTGCCACGACCCCCGCCGGGCCCGGACCGACCACGGCCGGTGAAAGAGGCGCGGACACCGAAGCGGACGCCAGAGCCAAGGCCAAGGCGGACGCTGAAGCAGATGCCCAGACAGCGGAACCGAGCCCTTCCGCCGCGACCGACCTGCCGGGCCTCGGCCCCCGGACGCTCGCCGAGATCCCCGACAACGCCCGGCAGGTCGTCCTGGTCACCGGAGAGGCCAAGAACTCCCCTGACGCGCACGTGGTGTTGTACCAGCGCACCGACGACGGCGGCTGGGCCGCCGGGAGGACCTGGGCCGCGCACAACGCGCTCAGGGGCTGGACCGACGACCACTACGCGGGCGACCTGCACTCGCCCACCGGTGTGTTCACCCTCAGCGACGCGGGCGGACTGCTCGCCGACCCGGGCACGAAGCTGCCCTACGACCGGTCCGGCGGCTTCACCATCGGCGGCACCGGATTCGAGGGCGAGCCGCTCGCCGGCTCCTTCGACTACGTGATCGCGATCGACTACAACCGCAAGCCGGGCACCTCCCCCCTCGACTGGACCCGCCCGCTCGGCGCGAACCGCGGGGGCGGCATCTGGCTGCACGTCGACCACGGGGGACCCACCCACGGCTGCGTGAGCCTGGCGAAGCAGCACATGAAGGAACTGCTGCTCGCGCTCGACCCCGCGCTGCACCCGGTGGCCGTCATGGGCGACCACACGTCCCTCGCACGCTGACGACCGATCCGGACGAGGTCGTGCAGGTCGTGCAGGTCGTGCGGAGAGGCGGGAGGCGTGGGGCGTGGGGCGCGGGCGGGGTCGGTGCGGAGCCGGGTGAGGGTTCGCCGGTTCTGGTGAGTCCGGGCGTAGTACGGGCCGGTCAGAACAGGCCGTTGCCGTGCGGCAGTTCGGCCGGGACGGGGGCGATGACGTCCCAGTGCTCGACGATCCTGCCGCCCTCGACGCGGAAGAGGTCGTAGTAGGCGACGGGCCCGCCGAACTCGCCCTCGGACTGGGTCAGGACGAACTCGCCCTCAGCGATGATCTTGTGGACCTTCTTGTAGTGGAGGTTCTTGCCCTGCTCGGCCCACTTGGCCGCGGCCGCCCCGAAGCCGTCGAGGCCGTCCGCGGCGTCGGTGTTGTGCTGGTGGTAGGTCTCGGTGGAGATGTAGTCGGTGAGCACCGAGTAGTCGGCGCCGACGAGGACCTTTTCGGCGAAGTCGGCCACCAGGGCGCGGTTGGCGTCCGTCCTGTCGGTCTCGGTGACCGTCGCGGGGCCGTCGGTCTGGGAGCGGCCGGAGACGGTGTCCTTGACCAGCGGGGTCAGGGCGTCCCAGTGCTCGGCCAGCTTGCCGTCGGCGTCGATCCGGAAGATGTCGAACCCGACGAGCGGGTCAGGGCCGAAGCCGTAGTAGGTGCCGTGCAGGGCGACGAGGTCACCGTCGGCGATGACTCGGGCGCC
The DNA window shown above is from Streptomyces akebiae and carries:
- a CDS encoding P-loop NTPase family protein — its product is MVGTEETRLVVLRGNSASGKSSVAAGLRERFGRGLALVGQDNLRRTVLREHDRPGAANIGLIDLTARYALDAGFHVVVEGILYADRYGDMLARLRADHRGPTHGYYLDVPFDETLVRHASKPIADVVDATRLRDWYRPHDLLSGGIETVISADSALGETVDRIMTDTGLAHLPATDR
- a CDS encoding nuclear transport factor 2 family protein, whose protein sequence is MSNAKNSVLQAATELFGDKDPSAVDRWVAADYRQHSALAADGPEALRGLVAGLGEEFRYEGARVIADGDLVALHGTYYGFGPDPLVGFDIFRIDADGKLAEHWDALTPLVKDTVSGRSQTDGPATVTETDRTDANRALVADFAEKVLVGADYSVLTDYISTETYHQHNTDAADGLDGFGAAAAKWAEQGKNLHYKKVHKIIAEGEFVLTQSEGEFGGPVAYYDLFRVEGGRIVEHWDVIAPVPAELPHGNGLF
- a CDS encoding DUF1963 domain-containing protein; this translates as MTLRPAGQASADGAVAGRLGGLPPMPEGEPVPDLPFLAAVDLAAIPPGATDLPLPTDGTLLFFADTEDPWGDDDWARLIHVPVGTPVSERAPGGDWPPEVHPAKDLLLAIGPSLPNRGSDTEEFPHGGELGSVWWKTCGEMQTEGPVQIGGYPWVWNGHPITDHDHGPGDWVLLAEVGGDDLTDGELGVVYWVIRRDDLAVGRFTEARACFDMVG
- a CDS encoding SMI1/KNR4 family protein, producing the protein MTPVDDRRFPAALAAALALPFVYADGDGVDFEPFETFLSEEETTDWFRAWTGNGQLDGDAFRVFGQDGTGGYAAFWLIRPGRPLADQPVVFLGSEGETGVVARDLGDFLWLLADGFGPWEAATSYEPDRTPRPDHELTAVAERFAPERRRSAAAVIDLAAQEFPDFDDTVMALCR
- a CDS encoding L,D-transpeptidase family protein → MRRLPVPAAVLALTLTLAVTLADRGGPGDEPTRVAPSAAGGQDVQAVAPATTPAGPGPTTAGERGADTEADARAKAKADAEADAQTAEPSPSAATDLPGLGPRTLAEIPDNARQVVLVTGEAKNSPDAHVVLYQRTDDGGWAAGRTWAAHNALRGWTDDHYAGDLHSPTGVFTLSDAGGLLADPGTKLPYDRSGGFTIGGTGFEGEPLAGSFDYVIAIDYNRKPGTSPLDWTRPLGANRGGGIWLHVDHGGPTHGCVSLAKQHMKELLLALDPALHPVAVMGDHTSLAR
- the pdxR gene encoding MocR-like pyridoxine biosynthesis transcription factor PdxR, producing the protein MPRESTALPSGGFALDRNLPEPLYQQLYERLKDSICSGQLRPGVRLPATRTLAQELQVSRNTVLVAYERLVTEQFATGQVGSGTHVAVRHGEGRREDGATPKVTRLPAPPEEPGRAYRLSGTARLMLQAAPACGERHASPQSAAAQPFVLGVPALDLFPAKLWSRVLSRRAARLPISLAHAQDPLGHWPLRKELAAYLGLARGVSCTAEQVVITSSTRTITHLLARLLLEPGEQVLVENPGFPGARAALLAAGVVPCPVDVDHEGLCVSSGESRYPWARMAVVTPNHQFPTGRRMTEFRRGQLLGWAARSDAWVIEDDYDGEFSSGSPFPPLQRMDASNRVIYLGTLNKALFPALRLAYAVLPPDLVDVVAAAQHFGYGAPPLLEQAAVHDFMADHHFARHIRRMRQAYQERREACVRALHDEFGNLVRVMSPKAGTHLVAGFPPGTDERRLARLSVRSGATVYPLSSYHSAGATPVPALVLGFGSTPPEQAVLGVRRIAAAFERSARAMD